A single genomic interval of Blastopirellula marina harbors:
- the gcvH gene encoding glycine cleavage system protein GcvH, with translation MSTDNLLFAKTHEWVKVEESDGAKVATVGISAHAIEALNDLVYLELPEVGKEVTAGESFGEIESVKAVSDIYAPVTGEVIEANSALPDNLDSLHEDAYVNGWIAKIKISDDSALADLMDKAGYEKMCAEEG, from the coding sequence ATGTCCACGGACAATTTGCTTTTCGCCAAGACACACGAATGGGTCAAAGTGGAAGAGTCGGACGGCGCCAAAGTTGCCACGGTTGGCATCAGTGCCCATGCGATCGAAGCTCTGAACGACTTGGTTTATCTCGAACTGCCAGAAGTCGGCAAGGAAGTAACCGCTGGCGAATCATTCGGTGAAATCGAATCGGTTAAAGCGGTCAGTGACATTTATGCTCCGGTTACGGGTGAAGTGATTGAGGCCAACTCAGCTTTGCCGGACAACCTCGATTCACTGCACGAAGATGCTTACGTCAACGGTTGGATCGCCAAGATCAAAATCAGTGACGATTCCGCGTTGGCCGATCTGATGGATAAAGCCGGCTACGAAAAGATGTGTGCGGAAGAAGGCTAA
- the gcvPB gene encoding aminomethyl-transferring glycine dehydrogenase subunit GcvPB has product MRNQQATQLLSELSRPGRTAVTWPACDVPEQPIEDLIPGNYLSDKALQLPELTEGEVVRHYTNLSTKNMSVDTHYYPLGSCTMKYNPKRNERLASLPGIVDLHPYQDESTIQGMLQLLFELQGIFSEISGLPACSLQPAAGAHGELTALMVAAKYFKSIGEDRKVVLAPDSSHGTNPASAQMAGFKAVSIKSDPAGGVDMEDFRAKLTDDIAVLMITNPSTLGLFEKNIREIADAVHEKGGLIYLDGANMNAILGITRPGDFGADMMHYNPHKTFSGPHGGGGPGAGPICVTDKLEPFLPSPVVVKDGESYKLNFDRPESIGRVRSFFGNVGVLVRAYCYILSHGPVGLRGVSENAVLNANYLLSQVKHFLPVPRGERCMHEFVASASKLKQERGITAMDIGKRLLDYGFHAPTVYFPLTIQEAIMIEPTETESKETLDAFVQTLFRITEEDAELLHDAPHSTPISRPNEVQAARSPCLRADFCST; this is encoded by the coding sequence ATGCGTAATCAACAAGCTACACAATTGCTGTCCGAACTGTCTCGCCCTGGCCGAACTGCGGTTACCTGGCCAGCGTGTGATGTGCCGGAACAGCCGATCGAAGATTTGATCCCCGGCAATTATCTGTCGGACAAAGCTCTTCAGTTGCCTGAGCTTACCGAAGGGGAAGTCGTTCGTCATTATACGAACTTGTCGACTAAGAATATGTCGGTCGACACGCACTACTACCCGCTCGGTTCGTGCACCATGAAGTACAACCCAAAGCGGAACGAGCGTTTAGCTTCGCTACCTGGGATTGTTGACCTTCATCCATACCAGGACGAGTCGACTATTCAGGGAATGTTGCAGCTCTTGTTTGAACTGCAGGGAATCTTCTCCGAGATCTCGGGACTGCCAGCTTGCTCGTTGCAGCCAGCCGCGGGGGCTCACGGCGAACTGACGGCGCTGATGGTCGCGGCCAAGTACTTCAAGAGCATCGGCGAAGATCGCAAGGTGGTGCTTGCTCCGGACAGCTCGCACGGCACGAACCCGGCTAGTGCTCAGATGGCCGGCTTCAAAGCCGTCAGTATCAAGAGCGACCCCGCCGGTGGTGTCGACATGGAAGACTTCCGTGCCAAGCTGACCGATGACATCGCCGTGCTGATGATCACTAATCCCAGCACGCTCGGCTTGTTCGAGAAGAACATTCGCGAGATTGCCGATGCCGTTCACGAAAAGGGTGGCCTCATCTACTTGGATGGTGCCAACATGAACGCAATCCTTGGAATCACCCGACCAGGTGACTTCGGGGCGGACATGATGCATTACAACCCGCACAAGACGTTCAGTGGCCCTCACGGCGGTGGTGGTCCTGGTGCCGGTCCGATCTGCGTGACCGACAAGTTAGAGCCCTTCCTTCCGTCGCCCGTCGTGGTGAAAGATGGCGAATCCTATAAGCTGAACTTCGATCGACCGGAATCGATCGGTCGTGTGCGGAGCTTCTTCGGCAACGTGGGCGTATTGGTGCGTGCCTACTGCTACATTCTTTCGCATGGCCCGGTTGGTCTGCGAGGCGTCTCCGAAAACGCTGTGCTCAATGCCAACTATCTGCTGAGTCAGGTGAAACACTTCCTGCCGGTGCCACGTGGCGAACGCTGTATGCACGAATTCGTTGCTTCCGCTTCCAAGTTGAAGCAAGAGCGCGGAATCACGGCAATGGATATCGGTAAGCGACTGTTGGACTATGGTTTCCATGCTCCGACCGTTTACTTCCCGCTGACGATTCAGGAAGCGATCATGATCGAACCGACCGAAACCGAAAGCAAGGAAACGCTCGATGCGTTCGTGCAGACCTTGTTCCGGATTACGGAGGAAGATGCCGAACTGCTGCACGATGCACCTCACTCGACGCCGATTAGTCGGCCGAACGAGGTTCAAGCAGCACGCAGCCCTTGTTTACGGGCCGATTTCTGCAGCACCTAA
- a CDS encoding DUF1569 domain-containing protein has product MKESQPQLRDLQMTDLRSTAREAENLLGSGYTKLGKWSLGQACFHLRVVLDCSIDGYPWYFTLFAPLRPIVRRTLLPRVLSGDSPRGIPTTPIYIPGNDLEDAAEVAAYGESVERFLNYPGSYHPHPGFGRLDRETFEKVYAGHAAHHLRFLLPAV; this is encoded by the coding sequence GTGAAAGAATCACAGCCACAACTTCGTGATCTGCAAATGACCGACTTGCGTTCCACAGCGCGCGAGGCGGAGAACTTGCTCGGCAGCGGTTACACGAAACTGGGGAAGTGGTCGTTGGGACAGGCCTGTTTTCATCTGCGGGTGGTTCTGGACTGCAGCATTGACGGGTACCCGTGGTACTTCACGTTGTTTGCGCCTCTGCGGCCGATTGTCCGGCGGACGTTGTTGCCGCGGGTGCTCAGTGGAGATTCACCACGAGGAATCCCGACGACACCGATCTACATCCCAGGCAACGACTTGGAAGATGCGGCCGAGGTGGCTGCGTACGGAGAAAGTGTCGAGCGATTCTTAAATTACCCAGGTTCTTATCACCCGCATCCAGGCTTCGGGCGGCTTGATCGGGAGACGTTCGAGAAGGTCTATGCTGGCCACGCCGCGCACCATCTGCGGTTTTTGCTGCCTGCGGTCTGA
- a CDS encoding bile acid:sodium symporter family protein: MRSVLRRHWFLAGLMVVVSIGFVFSEPLRELPNMAILRNGIVVTVLFLMAFPLAFGDLHNAIRRPAASLLATGMNFGVLPLIAWAFSLLAAGDFAIGINLMAAIPCTLASAAVWTRRAGGNDSAALVVTIITNSLCFLVTPFWLLWTTGSEITITVWPDPTGKGLSLAEMVSKLFVLVVLPMAFGQLARLVPKAGDWATRNKFSLSIIAQIGILLMVLLGCISCGLKLRSLPAGQMPTIISFAVMIVLVLVIHFSALLVGAGIARRLSFSRPDEIAVAFAGSQKTLMIGLAIATEFYTANPLAILPMVTYHVGQLFLDTAVADHYLRKHPAVTPLNGQDGDMKKA; this comes from the coding sequence GTGCGATCCGTTTTGCGTCGACATTGGTTCCTGGCCGGCCTGATGGTGGTCGTTTCCATCGGCTTTGTCTTCTCTGAGCCGCTCCGCGAGCTGCCCAATATGGCGATTCTGCGAAACGGAATCGTGGTCACCGTCCTCTTTCTGATGGCTTTCCCACTAGCATTCGGCGATTTGCACAATGCAATCCGTCGGCCAGCCGCCTCGCTGCTAGCTACCGGCATGAATTTCGGTGTACTGCCACTGATTGCCTGGGCGTTTTCGCTTCTAGCTGCAGGTGACTTCGCGATTGGTATCAATCTGATGGCCGCGATTCCCTGCACCTTGGCCTCGGCCGCGGTTTGGACACGAAGAGCAGGGGGGAACGATTCAGCCGCCCTGGTGGTCACGATTATCACGAATTCGCTTTGCTTTTTGGTCACTCCGTTTTGGCTGCTTTGGACCACAGGAAGCGAAATCACCATCACGGTTTGGCCTGACCCGACCGGGAAGGGGCTTTCCCTGGCGGAGATGGTAAGCAAGCTGTTCGTATTAGTCGTTTTACCGATGGCATTCGGTCAGCTGGCTCGCCTGGTTCCCAAGGCAGGTGATTGGGCAACACGCAACAAGTTTTCGCTCAGTATCATCGCCCAGATCGGAATCTTGCTGATGGTATTGCTTGGCTGTATTAGTTGCGGTTTGAAGCTTCGCAGTTTGCCAGCTGGGCAGATGCCTACCATCATTTCGTTTGCCGTGATGATTGTGCTCGTTCTCGTGATTCACTTCTCGGCACTGTTAGTCGGTGCGGGAATCGCGCGTCGTTTAAGTTTCAGCCGCCCCGATGAGATCGCTGTCGCCTTCGCAGGGAGCCAAAAGACGCTGATGATTGGCTTGGCGATTGCTACCGAATTCTACACCGCGAATCCATTGGCCATTTTGCCAATGGTCACCTATCACGTTGGCCAGTTGTTTCTGGATACCGCCGTTGCCGACCATTATCTTCGTAAGCATCCTGCCGTCACGCCGTTAAATGGCCAGGATGGTGATATGAAAAAAGCTTAA
- the gcvT gene encoding glycine cleavage system aminomethyltransferase GcvT — protein MTTETLKKTPLYNWHAANGGRMVDFTGWSMPVQYTSIIDEHNATRTAVGLFDVSHMARFRFDGPNALAFIDGLVTRKVADLRPGRIRYGLVCKEDGGILDDVLTYHLQDKSGQSYTWMVVNAGNREKIADWINTRLPEDVTFTDHTEQTAMIAVQGPRAMTLAQEIVEGDLSELKYYQGREATILSHPGLVSRTGYTGEDGVELTVPAANAIATWEALHVAAAEVGGHAVGLGARDTLRLEAAMPLYGHELSEEITPLQAGLGFAMSWDHEFIGKAALEAIDQASLPVRVGLMMQDRRVPREHYPLYSGDEQVGEVTSGSQSPTLAAPIAMGYVSPQFAVEGTLLDVDVRGKRHPAKVVPLPFYKRK, from the coding sequence ATGACGACCGAAACACTTAAGAAAACACCACTCTACAATTGGCACGCCGCGAACGGGGGACGGATGGTCGACTTTACCGGCTGGTCGATGCCGGTTCAGTACACCTCGATCATCGACGAACACAACGCTACCCGCACTGCGGTGGGCTTGTTTGACGTCTCGCACATGGCTCGCTTCCGCTTTGACGGGCCGAATGCATTGGCATTCATCGACGGCTTGGTAACTCGCAAAGTCGCCGATTTGCGACCTGGTCGCATTCGTTACGGCTTGGTCTGCAAAGAAGACGGCGGCATCTTGGACGACGTCCTCACCTACCACCTGCAAGATAAGTCGGGCCAATCTTACACTTGGATGGTGGTCAATGCCGGCAATCGCGAGAAGATCGCCGATTGGATCAACACTCGCCTGCCAGAAGACGTCACCTTTACTGATCACACTGAGCAGACGGCGATGATTGCCGTGCAAGGCCCGCGTGCCATGACTTTGGCTCAGGAAATTGTTGAGGGGGATCTTAGCGAGCTGAAGTATTACCAAGGTCGCGAAGCAACTATTCTGAGTCACCCTGGCTTAGTGAGCCGAACGGGCTATACCGGTGAAGATGGTGTCGAGCTGACCGTTCCCGCAGCAAATGCTATCGCAACATGGGAAGCATTGCATGTCGCTGCTGCCGAAGTCGGCGGTCACGCCGTTGGACTCGGTGCTCGCGATACTCTACGGTTGGAAGCCGCGATGCCGCTTTATGGACACGAGCTATCTGAAGAAATTACCCCACTGCAAGCCGGGCTTGGCTTTGCGATGTCGTGGGACCACGAGTTTATCGGCAAGGCGGCACTCGAAGCGATCGATCAAGCTTCGCTCCCAGTACGTGTTGGCCTCATGATGCAAGATCGCCGTGTTCCTCGCGAGCATTACCCGCTGTATTCGGGTGACGAGCAAGTAGGTGAAGTGACCAGTGGCTCACAGTCTCCGACACTCGCCGCACCAATTGCGATGGGTTATGTTTCCCCGCAATTCGCCGTCGAAGGCACGCTGCTGGACGTCGACGTCCGCGGCAAACGTCATCCTGCTAAGGTCGTGCCGCTTCCGTTCTACAAGCGGAAGTAA
- a CDS encoding FHA domain-containing protein, with protein sequence MQVMLRVIQGPSAGKEFKLPVDNFVIGRGDGCHLKPKSDMVSRKHCALAVRDSKLFLEDFGSKNGTYVNNERVEGTVELKMGDELRVGPLDFLILIDHTLGAAKRSKVSSVSEAASRVAQSGGLGNDVASWLEEADEEDRQSRLENPETRQFRVDETSTTVSLDDLREMEEAEAAEGEGTDEKSKSGLLGMFGSKNKKKKAYGKLPKVENAGAKDSQSAANDAIRRLMDNRR encoded by the coding sequence ATGCAAGTTATGCTTCGTGTTATCCAAGGACCAAGTGCCGGCAAGGAGTTCAAGCTCCCCGTCGACAACTTCGTCATTGGACGAGGTGACGGATGTCACCTCAAACCAAAGAGCGACATGGTTAGTCGCAAGCACTGCGCGCTCGCGGTACGTGATTCCAAGCTATTTCTGGAAGACTTCGGAAGTAAAAACGGAACATACGTAAACAACGAACGCGTTGAGGGTACCGTGGAATTGAAGATGGGGGACGAACTGCGTGTTGGTCCGCTCGATTTTCTAATTCTGATCGATCACACCCTCGGTGCTGCTAAGCGATCCAAAGTCAGCAGCGTTTCGGAAGCCGCTAGTCGCGTGGCTCAATCCGGCGGTCTTGGTAACGATGTTGCCAGTTGGCTGGAAGAGGCAGACGAAGAAGATCGGCAGAGTCGACTGGAAAATCCTGAGACTCGTCAATTCCGCGTCGATGAAACCTCGACCACGGTTTCACTCGATGATCTCCGCGAAATGGAAGAGGCGGAAGCTGCCGAGGGAGAAGGGACAGACGAGAAGTCGAAGTCCGGTCTGCTTGGCATGTTCGGATCGAAGAACAAGAAGAAGAAAGCCTACGGCAAATTGCCAAAGGTTGAAAACGCCGGTGCCAAAGATAGCCAATCGGCTGCCAATGACGCCATTCGACGTCTGATGGATAACCGTCGTTAA
- the gcvPA gene encoding aminomethyl-transferring glycine dehydrogenase subunit GcvPA — translation MTYLYNTPDDQHAMLKAIGVESIEELFSTIPDDLRLKRDLDLPPQMGELELTQHLSALAGKNASPATHACFLGGGSYDHFVPAAVDALASRGEFYTSYTPYQPEVSQGNLQAMFEYQTLICDLTGMDLSNASLYDGGSALAEAVIMALNTGKRGEKVVVLGTVHPEYRLILQTYFTHLGIEIVEIPCVDGIADLSKVEEIVDADTNCVVVQSPNFFGGIEDVAAIAEIAHKNDAVVIQSFDPISLGLLKRPGDLGADIAVAEGHSLGSPMQYGGPYLGIMACNDKFVRRLPGRIVGQTEDRRGKRCWVLTLQTREQHIRREKATSNICTNQGLFALRASIYLALLGPGGMKQCASLCTQKAHYAQAKLTEVERLEPVFTGSPFFKEFVLRDTQGNVEGLLAEAREAGFLGGVPLGQFFPEMDDCFLVCVTEKRTKQEIDALARTFSLIHSGGSTIHA, via the coding sequence ATGACCTATCTCTACAACACGCCAGACGATCAGCACGCGATGCTGAAAGCGATTGGTGTTGAATCGATTGAAGAGTTGTTCAGCACGATTCCTGACGACTTACGTCTGAAACGTGATCTGGACCTGCCGCCACAAATGGGCGAGCTGGAACTGACGCAGCACTTGTCCGCCTTGGCAGGCAAGAATGCTTCCCCGGCGACGCATGCCTGCTTCCTGGGTGGCGGTAGTTACGATCACTTCGTGCCGGCGGCAGTTGATGCGTTGGCATCGCGAGGTGAGTTCTACACCTCGTACACGCCGTATCAGCCGGAAGTGTCGCAAGGCAACTTACAGGCCATGTTCGAGTATCAGACGCTGATCTGCGATCTGACTGGCATGGACCTGTCGAACGCCAGTCTGTACGACGGCGGCAGTGCTCTGGCCGAAGCGGTCATCATGGCCCTGAATACCGGCAAGCGAGGCGAGAAGGTCGTTGTCCTGGGGACCGTGCATCCTGAGTATCGGTTGATTCTGCAAACCTACTTCACGCACCTGGGGATCGAGATCGTCGAGATTCCTTGCGTCGATGGCATTGCCGACTTGTCCAAGGTCGAAGAAATCGTCGACGCCGATACGAATTGCGTGGTTGTACAGTCTCCGAACTTTTTCGGTGGTATCGAGGACGTTGCGGCGATTGCCGAGATTGCACATAAGAACGATGCCGTCGTCATTCAGAGCTTCGATCCGATCAGCCTCGGACTTTTGAAGCGTCCAGGCGATCTCGGTGCTGATATTGCGGTTGCTGAAGGACACTCGCTCGGTTCGCCGATGCAGTATGGTGGTCCTTACCTGGGGATCATGGCCTGCAACGACAAGTTCGTTCGCCGTCTGCCTGGCCGTATCGTTGGTCAGACCGAAGACCGCCGCGGCAAACGCTGCTGGGTGCTGACGCTGCAAACACGTGAACAGCATATCCGTCGCGAGAAAGCGACCAGTAACATCTGCACGAACCAAGGTTTGTTCGCCCTTCGAGCTTCCATCTACTTGGCTTTATTGGGGCCGGGCGGGATGAAGCAGTGTGCCTCGCTTTGTACGCAAAAGGCCCATTATGCTCAAGCCAAGCTCACCGAAGTCGAGCGGTTGGAGCCGGTGTTCACAGGAAGCCCGTTCTTCAAAGAGTTCGTCCTGCGTGACACGCAAGGCAACGTCGAAGGGCTGTTAGCCGAAGCCCGTGAAGCTGGCTTCCTGGGCGGTGTGCCGCTTGGGCAGTTCTTCCCTGAAATGGACGACTGTTTCCTGGTGTGCGTGACGGAAAAACGTACGAAGCAGGAAATCGACGCTCTGGCCCGCACTTTCTCCCTCATTCATTCCGGGGGTTCCACGATCCATGCGTAA
- a CDS encoding tetratricopeptide repeat protein, producing MHRQATFRQQLNLLLSLLPLLLGTGCQMAASGYNVAGVRNVEEGQPQLAVTQFQKALGHDPANPDAYYNLAATYHQMAKQTNDRNMMHQAEQLYNQCLDLDPNHAECYRGLAVLLIDTQRNDSAFTLMERWEQRSPQLADPKIELARLYQEFGDKDNAKNQLNQALAVDANNARAWAALGSLREQSGELGQALANYQRSYQLNNLDSGVGARIATLQRQGIQSEVPMAPNSGTQMAQGANNRQRY from the coding sequence GTGCATCGACAAGCCACTTTTCGCCAACAACTGAATCTTCTTCTCTCGCTGTTGCCACTGCTGCTCGGCACCGGCTGCCAGATGGCGGCCTCCGGCTACAACGTGGCCGGTGTGCGCAATGTGGAAGAAGGCCAGCCTCAATTGGCGGTCACGCAGTTTCAAAAGGCGTTAGGCCACGATCCCGCCAACCCAGACGCTTACTACAACTTGGCTGCTACCTACCATCAGATGGCCAAGCAGACCAACGATCGCAACATGATGCATCAGGCCGAGCAGTTGTATAACCAGTGCTTGGACCTCGATCCAAATCACGCCGAGTGCTACCGCGGGTTGGCGGTTCTCTTGATCGATACACAGCGTAATGATAGCGCTTTCACTTTGATGGAACGCTGGGAACAACGCTCGCCACAATTGGCCGATCCCAAGATCGAATTGGCTCGTCTATACCAAGAGTTTGGTGACAAAGATAACGCTAAGAACCAGCTAAACCAGGCCTTAGCAGTCGACGCAAATAACGCACGAGCCTGGGCTGCACTCGGAAGCCTACGAGAACAATCGGGGGAACTGGGGCAGGCATTGGCGAACTATCAGCGCTCCTACCAGCTGAACAACCTCGACTCTGGCGTCGGGGCCCGGATCGCTACGCTACAGCGACAAGGGATTCAAAGTGAAGTTCCGATGGCACCCAACAGTGGCACACAAATGGCCCAGGGGGCCAACAATCGCCAACGCTATTAA
- a CDS encoding biotin/lipoate A/B protein ligase family protein → MNEMRLIVDPPARGSWNMAVDEAILRNAEETGTPTLRFYEWNEPTLSLGYFQKYEDRWQHQASQDCNCVRRASGGGAIMHDLELTYSFVATVHDSRSDQFTRWFDIFHETLIDVLASWSISAHLSGNPQPGAPTDPFLCFQRRHEVDVVVDGFKICGSAQRRHQKAILQHGSVLLHQSQAAPELPGLSELTRRNISPGKLTNAWSDAIKNKFQRSCVYKPLTSEELVAAHSIEEGKFACEAWTHKR, encoded by the coding sequence ATGAACGAGATGCGTTTAATTGTCGATCCACCGGCGCGTGGAAGCTGGAACATGGCCGTGGACGAGGCCATTTTGCGAAACGCCGAAGAAACGGGCACACCGACATTGCGCTTTTACGAATGGAACGAACCGACTCTCTCGTTGGGTTACTTCCAGAAGTACGAAGATCGCTGGCAGCATCAGGCGAGCCAAGACTGCAATTGCGTCCGCCGTGCCTCTGGCGGGGGGGCAATCATGCACGACCTCGAGCTGACTTATAGCTTCGTGGCGACGGTACATGATTCTCGATCCGATCAGTTCACACGTTGGTTCGATATTTTCCACGAAACCCTGATCGATGTGCTGGCAAGTTGGAGTATTAGCGCTCACTTAAGTGGTAACCCCCAGCCAGGGGCGCCAACCGACCCATTCTTATGTTTCCAGCGCCGGCACGAAGTCGACGTAGTTGTGGACGGTTTCAAGATTTGTGGCAGTGCCCAGCGTAGACACCAAAAGGCAATTTTGCAGCACGGAAGTGTCCTTTTGCATCAATCGCAGGCAGCCCCTGAGCTTCCCGGCTTGAGTGAGCTGACTAGGAGAAATATTTCGCCCGGTAAATTGACCAACGCCTGGAGCGACGCCATTAAAAACAAATTCCAACGTTCTTGCGTTTACAAACCCCTTACTTCGGAGGAGTTGGTTGCCGCTCATTCGATCGAGGAAGGCAAGTTCGCTTGTGAAGCATGGACGCATAAACGATAG
- a CDS encoding RNA polymerase sigma factor, with protein MTNFSLLVDQCMEGDQSAVSEFVQRFRNQVYLLCYRMLGEHHEAEDMAQETFLRVLRNLDRWDRSRPIEPWIMTIAGNRCRTHLAQRNRRPIAAETQDHIEDHRGIDHRGELLAEEVRLALSHVREEYRQAFLLFHENQLSYGEIAEQLDCPLGTVKTWVHRARRELVQRLISRGVAQEYRAFLTSTRNNEA; from the coding sequence TTGACGAACTTCAGTCTGCTAGTCGACCAATGCATGGAGGGCGACCAGAGCGCGGTCTCTGAGTTCGTACAGCGATTTCGAAATCAGGTGTACTTGCTCTGCTATCGCATGCTCGGCGAACATCACGAAGCAGAGGATATGGCGCAAGAGACTTTCTTGCGGGTCCTGAGGAATCTTGACCGGTGGGATCGTAGCCGGCCGATCGAACCTTGGATTATGACGATCGCTGGGAATCGTTGCCGGACCCACCTTGCTCAGCGCAACCGCCGGCCGATTGCCGCCGAAACACAAGATCATATTGAAGATCACCGTGGGATCGACCATCGCGGCGAACTCCTCGCCGAAGAAGTCCGCTTGGCCTTATCTCACGTCCGTGAGGAATATCGGCAAGCGTTCCTGTTATTCCATGAAAACCAACTCAGTTACGGCGAAATTGCCGAACAATTAGATTGTCCCTTAGGGACGGTCAAAACCTGGGTGCATCGGGCTCGTCGTGAGCTCGTTCAACGGCTGATCAGCCGTGGCGTTGCTCAGGAGTATCGAGCCTTCCTTACCTCAACACGAAACAACGAAGCTTAG
- the aroC gene encoding chorismate synthase encodes MLRYWTAGESHGKTLLAMIDGFPAGLTIDEEPINRELARRQGGYGRGGRQRIETDKVDVMTGVWKGMTLGSPIALQVINRDYKLERLEDLPRPRPGHGDLTGAIKFLGPIRAILERASARETAVRVAAGALAKQLLAEFDIKVYGFVDELGGVAIERPENVDDVEAMVAKRDESIIYSLNPAQDPAFKELIDKTGKAGDTLGGIVEVRVVGAPFGLGTHAQWERKLDGKLAQAVMAVQAIKGVEIGMGFEAARLPGSQVHDPIHYDPMQQESVNLGYTRPTNNAGGLEAGMTNGQTIVVRAAKKPISTLRKPLESVNLETKETDAASYERSDVCAVSAASVIVESVVAFEIAVALVDKFGGDSLEEMKARYQLFLDMARKR; translated from the coding sequence ATGTTGCGTTATTGGACAGCGGGCGAATCCCACGGTAAAACCCTCCTCGCGATGATCGATGGCTTTCCGGCCGGATTGACGATTGACGAGGAACCTATCAATCGAGAATTGGCTCGACGCCAGGGAGGGTATGGCCGCGGCGGACGACAGCGGATCGAGACCGATAAGGTCGACGTCATGACCGGCGTCTGGAAAGGGATGACCCTCGGCAGCCCTATTGCTCTGCAGGTCATCAATCGCGACTACAAGCTGGAACGCCTGGAAGACCTTCCGCGACCACGGCCAGGGCATGGCGATTTGACCGGTGCGATTAAGTTCCTCGGTCCTATTCGCGCCATTTTGGAACGAGCCAGTGCTCGCGAGACGGCCGTGCGTGTTGCCGCTGGTGCCTTAGCCAAGCAGCTTCTGGCCGAGTTCGACATCAAGGTCTACGGCTTCGTCGATGAACTGGGCGGTGTTGCCATCGAGCGTCCCGAGAACGTGGACGACGTCGAAGCGATGGTGGCAAAACGAGACGAAAGCATCATCTACTCGCTCAATCCGGCCCAAGATCCAGCGTTCAAGGAACTGATCGACAAGACAGGCAAAGCGGGCGACACGCTGGGCGGGATTGTCGAAGTTCGCGTGGTTGGAGCACCGTTTGGCCTCGGAACGCACGCCCAGTGGGAACGCAAGCTCGACGGCAAACTGGCACAAGCGGTGATGGCCGTTCAAGCAATCAAGGGGGTCGAGATCGGCATGGGCTTCGAAGCAGCTCGTCTGCCGGGATCGCAAGTTCACGATCCGATCCATTACGATCCCATGCAGCAAGAGAGCGTCAACCTTGGCTACACTCGTCCGACGAACAACGCGGGCGGCTTAGAGGCGGGTATGACCAACGGACAAACAATTGTTGTCCGCGCCGCCAAGAAACCAATCAGCACGCTCCGCAAACCGTTAGAATCGGTGAATCTGGAGACGAAGGAGACGGACGCTGCATCGTACGAGCGAAGTGACGTCTGTGCTGTTTCCGCTGCGAGCGTGATTGTGGAAAGTGTCGTGGCGTTTGAAATCGCCGTGGCACTTGTCGACAAATTCGGTGGTGACAGCCTCGAGGAAATGAAGGCTCGCTACCAACTGTTCCTGGACATGGCCCGGAAGCGTTAA